In the genome of Campylobacter helveticus, the window GGAAAGCTTTTTTGGTGCGGAGCTTAAGGAATTTTCTAAAGAAGTTTATAAACATTTAGACGATGAAATCCCCGAAAATTTAAAGGTGGAGAAATACGACATTTTGAGTTTGTATGTGGAATTTATGAAAGAGCAGTTTAAGCACTTGGCAAATTTTGACTATGAATTTGCTTTTGATTGTGCTAATGGGGCTGTGGGCGTGGTGCTTGAGCCTTTAGCAAAAGCACTAAATTTAAAAGCGCATTTTCTTTTTAAAGAGCCTGATGGCACTTTTCCTAACCACTCCCCAGACCCCACAGAAAGCGAAAATTTAATCCCTCTTAAAAATTTTTTAAATCAAAATCAAAATATCCAAATGGCTTTTGCCTTTGATGGAGACGCCGATAGACTCGTAATGCTAAATCGCACACACACTTTTTGCGGCGATGAGCTTTGCTATTTGTTCGCTAAAGATATAGAAAATCCTCGCATTTTAGGTGAGGTCAAATGCTCAAAAAATCTTTTTGATGAGGTCAAAAAATTTGGTAGCGTTTTTATGGGAAAAACGGGGCATTCTAATATCAAAAAAATGATGAGAGAGCTTAATATTGACCTAGCGGCTGAAGTGAGTGGGCATATTTTCTTTAAGCATCGCTATTTTGGTTATGATGATGGAATTTATGCGTTTTTAAGGGCTTTGGAGCTGATTTTTAAAGGCTATGATTTAGAGGGCTTAATTAAGTCCTTGCCGAAGCTTTACACCACGCCCGAGCTTAAAATTCCTGTGAGCGAAGAAGAGAAATTTAAGCTTGTCAAAGCCTTTAAAGAAGCGGTTAGAAATGGGGCTTTAAAGGGTATTAAAGAGCTTTGTGAGATTGATGGGGCGAGGATGGATTTTGAAGACGGCTGGGCTTTACTTCGTGCTTCAAATACTAGCCCTTATCTTGTTACGCGTTTTGAAGCGACAAGTTTATCAAGGGCTAAAGAGCTTGAAACTATGGTGTTTGATTTGTTTAAAAAAATTAAAGAATCTGTCTAATGTTTGGCTAAATTTAAACTTACCAGACCTTTTTTTCTACACCCTTTAGGAAGTTTATTTTACTTAGCTTTTTGGGTAAGTTTAGGGCTTTATTTTGCGGTTAGAGAGAATTTTTATAACTTAGAGTCTATCGAAAATTCTTTTTATCTTTTTTTATTCATCACATCTAAGCCAGAACTCTTATCTTTTGTAGCCTTATTTGTGCTTTTTTGCGAAACCCTTTTGAAGGAAGAAACAACTTTCAAAAAAGCCTTTTTGCGTCCTGTAAATTTAGTTATTTTAATTGTCGTTTTCGCACTTGCTTATCCTTATAAAGAATTGATTGTAAAACATTTAGATAATGAACGCTATGCGTTTTATTTCTTTGGTATCAATTTAGTCTTATTTTTTGGCATTTGTGCGTTTAAATTAAAAAATTTTCAAAAGCTTGAGGGGTTGATTTCTGGCTTTTTATTTTGCTTTGCTTTGTGGGGACTTAGTGCGATTTTATTGCTTTTATTTGCTTTATCTTTAGAATTTTTGTTTGGTTATGAAATTTGGTTTTTAGTATATTTTATTTTATCTTTATTCGCTGGGGTAATTTCTCTACCCTTGCTTGGGGATTTGGATTTTAAATTTAAAAGATTTGTTTTGTGGATTTTTAATTTTTTCGCCTTATCTTATCTGCTTTTATTGCTTGCTTATGCTTTTGCTTTGCCTTTTGGCTTAGAGCCTAAAAGTGTGGTGCATCTTTGCCTTTGGTTTGGCGTGTTTTTAATCTTTTACTTTGGGCAAATTTATCCATAAAACCTACGCTAAAAAAGATAAAATCCATCTGGCTTTTTGCTGTTTTTATCCTCGCTTGTTGTGGGCTTTATGGAATTTTAGTGCGTGTGGGAGTGTATGGCTTTACGCCTTCGCGTTTGGCTGTTTTGCTTCTTGGAATTTGGCTTTTAGCTTCTGTTTTATTAGGTGTTTTTTGGATAAATAGAGTTTTGAAATTTAGTTTTATCCTTTTAGCAAGTCTTACATTATTTTTATGCTTTTTTGGCAATGAAATTTCTTTAGCCTCGCAAAAAGCACAGCTTGAAACACTAAAATCAAAAGAAAGTTTAAACGAAGAAGACAGAAAGCGGTTTAATAGTATAACAAAAGAGATAGAGGATTTAAAAAGAGAGCGGAGTCTCTAAGCTCTTTTTAAATCTTTCAATAATTCTTCTAACTTATAAACGCCGCGGTGTTGCGGACTTAGCAAGTGTATGAGTATGTCGCCTAGGTCTATCACGCTCCATTCTTCACTACTTTCCACATTTAAAAATTCTTCACCTTTGGCTTTGAGCTTTGTTTTAAGCTCGTCTATTAAAGAAAGGGCGTGTTTTTCGCCTAAAGTCGTAGCGATGATGACAAAGCTTACAAAATATTCTCCCCCTCTCATATCAAAAACTTCAATTTCTTCAGCCTTTTTTTCATCTAAAATTTGTGTGATAGTGGCGATTCTTTCTTGCATTTTTATCCTTTGTTTTTGAAATTATAGCTATTTTTGGTAGTATTTTTTAACTTCTTCTTGGATTTCATCGCTAACTTTATCCAAATTTAAATACTCTCTTATGAAAGAAGAGGAAATTTTAATATGCGTGTCAAGTTCTTTAAAATCTTTTGGTATGAAAATCTCATCGCGTTTAGCGATGACAAATTCAACTTTTTGCTTTAATTCTTCAAAACAATGCCACGAAGCTAAGGTTGCGAGGTGGTCAGCCCCCACTAAAAGATAAAATTTGCTAGGTTGATAAAGCTTATATAGGAAATTGACACTCTCTATGCTTGGCACTGGGCGGTTTTGCTTGATTTCAAAATCGCAAATTTCAACCCCTTTTAACTTCCCCCAAAGTTTAACAACCCATTCAAGCCTTTTTTGTGCTGGGGCACTGAAGCTTTCTTTAAAAGGGCTAATAAAGGCTGGCATAATGATAAGTCTATCGATTTCTAAGGTGTTTAAAGCCTCTTTGATAACGCTTTCGTGTCCTTGATGAGGCGGGTCAAAACTACCGCCAAAAAGTGCGATTTTCATTTAAATTTTTTAACCTTTTTTTTGTAGAATTCTAGCATTTTATTTTGCAAAAGGAAATTAAATGGCTATAAAAGTTGCTATCAATGGGTTTGGGCGTATAGGAAGATGTGTGGCAAGAATCATTGCTGAGCGTGATGATATAGAGCTTGTGGCGATTAATGACACGACAGATACCGAGCTGACAAAATACCTCTTAAAATACGATTCCGTTCACGGAGAATTTGGTGCAAGTGTGGAGATTGATGGGGGTGATTTAGTCATTAATCATCAAAAGGTCAAGATGTTTCACACGCGTGATATTAATGAACTTGATTTTGCAAAATACGGCGCACAGCTTGTGTTTGAATGCACAGGCGCACATTTGACGCAAGAAAAATGCCAAACTTTTTTAGACAAAGGTGTTAAGAAAGTTTTAATGTCCGCTCCTGCAAAGGACGACACTCCAACCTTTGTAATGGGCGTAAATTCTAATCTTTATAAGGGTGAGGCGATTATTTCAAACGCTTCTTGCACGACAAATTGTTTGGGTCCTGTTTGTAGGGTTTTGCAGGATAAATTTGGCATTGAAAAAGGTTTGATGACAACTATACACGCTTATACAAATGGACAAAGCATTATTGATGCTAAGGCTAAAGATAAACGCCGTAGCCGTGCTGCCGCGCAAAACATTATCCCAACTTCCACAGGAGCAGCAAAAGCGATGAAACTTGTAATGCCTGAGCTTGATGGCAAACTTCACGGACAAAGTATGCGTGTGCCTGTGATAGATGTTTCTAGTGTGGATTTAACGGCACTTTTAAGTAAAAAAGTAAGCAAAGATGAGCTTAATGAGGCTTTTAGAGAGGCGAGTAGAACGAATTTGAAAGGGATTTTAGCTGTTGATGATGATGAGAGGGTTTCGAGTGATTTTATTACCTCGCCTTTTGGGGCTGTGGTGGCGAGTGATTTGACTCAAGTCATCGGTGAAGATTTTGTTAAAATTGTCGCTTGGTATGATAATGAGTGGGGTTATTCTAGCCGTCTTGTTGATATGGCTGTTTATGTAATGGGAGCTTAAGATGAAAGGCGAGATTATTTCCATAAAAGATATTGATTTAGCAAAAAAGAAAGTTTTTATAAGATGTGATTTTAATGTCCCTCAAGATGATTTTTTAAATATCACAGACGATAGACGCATTCGCTCGGCTATCCCTACCATACGCTACTGCCTTGATAATGGTTGTAGTGTGATTTTAGCTTCTCACTTAGGACGCCCTAAGGAAATTAGCTCAAAATACTCACTTGAACCTGTGGCAAAAAGACTTTCAAGATTGATGAGCAAGGAAGTGCTTTTGGCTAAAGATGTTGTTGGGGAGGACGCAAAGAAAAAGGCGCAAAATTTAGGAGCGAGTGAGATTTTGATGCTTGAAAATTTACGCTTTGAAAAGGGTGAAACAAAAAATGATGAAAATTTAGCTAAAGAACTTGCCTCTTTAGCGGAGGTTTATATTAACGATGCGTTTGGGGTGTGTCATAGAGCGCATGCGAGTGTGGAGGCGATTACAAGATTTTTTGATGTGAAAGCAGCAGGCTTTTTGTTACAAAAAGAGATTAAATTCGCTGATAATCTTTTACGCCACCCTGCTCGTCCTTTTGTCGCAGTAGTAGGCGGCTCAAAAGTAAGCGGAAAGCTACAAGCCCTCATCAATCTCTTACCAAAAGTCGATAAACTCATCATAGGCGGAGGTATGGCTTTCACCTTTTTAAAAGCTTTAGGCTATGATATAGGAAATTCACTTTTAGAAGAAGAATTACTCGAAGATGCTAGGGCTATTATGAAAAAGGGTAAAGAACTTGGCGTGAAAATTTACCTCCCAGTTGATGTGGCTGTGGCAAGGACTTGTTCGAGCGAAGCTTTTATGTCTTATGTGCCAACGCAAGAAATTCCAAGTGGCTTTATGGGACTTGACATAGGACCTGCTAGCGGAAAGCTTTTTAGAGAAGCTTTAGCCGATGCACAAACGATCTGGTGGAATGGACCTATGGGCGTTTTTGAGATAGAAAAATTTGCTAAAGGCTCTTTAAAAATGGCACATTTCATAGGCGATAGCCACGCTACGACCATCATAGGAGGAGGTGATACGGCTGATGTAGTCGCAAGAAGTGGAGAGGCTGATGAGATGACCTTTATTTCCACAGGAGGTGGGGCAAGTTTAGAGCTAATCGAGGGTAAAGAACTTCCGGGCGTGAAGCCTTTGCGAGGCGAGGTATGATTTACGCTGCAAATTTGAAGTGCAACCACACCAGAGCTTCTTTTGA includes:
- a CDS encoding phosphomannomutase/phosphoglucomutase; the protein is MLDVIFREYDIRGLYGKELNEKSVKAIGFCLAELMLKRGCKNVSVGKDARYSGDELFSYLVSGLNKAGIKVYDIGLVPTPLGYFSLYEGLKFDANIMITGSHNPKDYNGFKITIGKESFFGAELKEFSKEVYKHLDDEIPENLKVEKYDILSLYVEFMKEQFKHLANFDYEFAFDCANGAVGVVLEPLAKALNLKAHFLFKEPDGTFPNHSPDPTESENLIPLKNFLNQNQNIQMAFAFDGDADRLVMLNRTHTFCGDELCYLFAKDIENPRILGEVKCSKNLFDEVKKFGSVFMGKTGHSNIKKMMRELNIDLAAEVSGHIFFKHRYFGYDDGIYAFLRALELIFKGYDLEGLIKSLPKLYTTPELKIPVSEEEKFKLVKAFKEAVRNGALKGIKELCEIDGARMDFEDGWALLRASNTSPYLVTRFEATSLSRAKELETMVFDLFKKIKESV
- a CDS encoding DUF4153 domain-containing protein, with amino-acid sequence MVWRVFNLLLWANLSIKPTLKKIKSIWLFAVFILACCGLYGILVRVGVYGFTPSRLAVLLLGIWLLASVLLGVFWINRVLKFSFILLASLTLFLCFFGNEISLASQKAQLETLKSKESLNEEDRKRFNSITKEIEDLKRERSL
- the rsfS gene encoding ribosome silencing factor — encoded protein: MQERIATITQILDEKKAEEIEVFDMRGGEYFVSFVIIATTLGEKHALSLIDELKTKLKAKGEEFLNVESSEEWSVIDLGDILIHLLSPQHRGVYKLEELLKDLKRA
- the nadD gene encoding nicotinate (nicotinamide) nucleotide adenylyltransferase, translating into MKIALFGGSFDPPHQGHESVIKEALNTLEIDRLIIMPAFISPFKESFSAPAQKRLEWVVKLWGKLKGVEICDFEIKQNRPVPSIESVNFLYKLYQPSKFYLLVGADHLATLASWHCFEELKQKVEFVIAKRDEIFIPKDFKELDTHIKISSSFIREYLNLDKVSDEIQEEVKKYYQK
- the gap gene encoding type I glyceraldehyde-3-phosphate dehydrogenase, which codes for MAIKVAINGFGRIGRCVARIIAERDDIELVAINDTTDTELTKYLLKYDSVHGEFGASVEIDGGDLVINHQKVKMFHTRDINELDFAKYGAQLVFECTGAHLTQEKCQTFLDKGVKKVLMSAPAKDDTPTFVMGVNSNLYKGEAIISNASCTTNCLGPVCRVLQDKFGIEKGLMTTIHAYTNGQSIIDAKAKDKRRSRAAAQNIIPTSTGAAKAMKLVMPELDGKLHGQSMRVPVIDVSSVDLTALLSKKVSKDELNEAFREASRTNLKGILAVDDDERVSSDFITSPFGAVVASDLTQVIGEDFVKIVAWYDNEWGYSSRLVDMAVYVMGA
- a CDS encoding phosphoglycerate kinase, yielding MKGEIISIKDIDLAKKKVFIRCDFNVPQDDFLNITDDRRIRSAIPTIRYCLDNGCSVILASHLGRPKEISSKYSLEPVAKRLSRLMSKEVLLAKDVVGEDAKKKAQNLGASEILMLENLRFEKGETKNDENLAKELASLAEVYINDAFGVCHRAHASVEAITRFFDVKAAGFLLQKEIKFADNLLRHPARPFVAVVGGSKVSGKLQALINLLPKVDKLIIGGGMAFTFLKALGYDIGNSLLEEELLEDARAIMKKGKELGVKIYLPVDVAVARTCSSEAFMSYVPTQEIPSGFMGLDIGPASGKLFREALADAQTIWWNGPMGVFEIEKFAKGSLKMAHFIGDSHATTIIGGGDTADVVARSGEADEMTFISTGGGASLELIEGKELPGVKPLRGEV